One Planctomicrobium piriforme genomic window, CTTGTTGGCGGTCGGCAAGCTCTATGAGGTCGAGCAAGACCGCATCATCGATCACGCGCAGCGATTGCTGGATTTGTTCGAGCTGACGGCGATCGCGGATTCTCCAATTCGAACGTATTCCGCCGGTCAGCAGAAAAAGATCGCCCTCTCGTCCGCGATCATCACTGATGCCAGAACATTGCTGCTGGACGAACCGTTCTCAGGCGGACTCGATCCGGCAGGCATTCTGGCCCTGCGTCACCTGTTGCAGCGTCTGGCCGAACGCCAGCAACGCACGGTGGTCATGACTTCCCCGGTACCCGAACTCGTTACCGAAATCGCCGATCGGATCATCATTATCCGCTCGGGAGAGGTGGTCGCCTACGGCACGTTGGAGGAGATTCAACACCAGTCCGGATCAACTGGTTCCTTCAGCGAGTTGTTGCAGAAGATGGTTTTTCCGGAGGCGATTGAGAATGTAGAGCGGTACTTCGCAGGAGAGACTCCATGATGGCCTCCCTGAGAACTTGGTGCCGAAGAGTCGCGCCCCCGGCAGTCTGTGTCTGGGCTGCGTTTGTTTTCTGGTTGTTTGGTGCTTTTGGCATCCCATTGTTGCTCAGTCTGAGCGGTTTACCCCTATCGGAACTGATGCAATTTTCATTGGGGCGGTATCCGGCCGTATTTTCTGCTGGACTCTATGGGGTCTATCGAGTTGCCGCGTTCCATCCGTTCTTTCGTCCCAAATATCGACAGTGGCTGGAGCAGACTCCCTGGCATGGAGAGCACCCACTCCCGCTGGGACCGGTTCATCTGGTGACTCAGGATTTCGTCTTCATCCTGGTCGGAACTCTTCTGACCTTGTTCGATTCGCAAGCCTACCTGTACGACGTTGCAGCCACTTTTATGACCGCCTATCTGGCCGCACTTGCTTTGGGATTGGCGGCAACCGGGCAGTTGAAGCTGGCCTACGTTGTCATGTTCGGCCTTGGGGCAGCGATGCTGTTGTGGGAATGGCCGATCCTGCTGACACTGTCGCTGTGTGCGCTCTATTTTGTCGCCGCCAACGGTCTGCGAATCAGCCTCGACGAATTTGATCGATGGAATGAAGTGATGATTTTTGGCATTCCGGTCAAGGAGGTGATCCACACCGATTCCAAATCGCGCCAGTTTGGCTGGCCTTTTGACCAACTCAGCCCTGGTCGATTTCCCTTTATCCAGACTCCCTTCACGGCCTTCGCATTAGCGTTACTTGCAGGCTGGTGGGCGCTGGTCATTCTGCTCTGGATGCCGGATGAACAGATGCCACAATTGATCTCCTCGTATTTCATCTTCGCGTTGAGTTGCATCGTCTTCAGAACCGTCGCATACGCCTACGGCTATTACCCTCCGCTGAGTCTGGATGCGCGGCTGCGATTATTCAGGTGGATCATTGCTGGTTATGACCAGATCTTTATCGCGCCGTTCCTCATCCTGCTGGCGATATGGGGCACAAGCGCGGGTATCGAGTATGGGCTACTAACAGACACTGTCGGCCTCCCCGCCTTGGTCTTTGTCAGCCTGCTGATTGCGATTGGATGTCCTCCCACTCTGGAGAAATGGCGGCTGACCGGCGAGCATCGGATCGCGCCGACTTCACTTAGTTCCTCATCAGAACTGGTCCGCACCCAATAAACCTCTCCATCCCTATCACCACTTCATCTTGGTGATTTCTTTCAAATCCATTACGTTTCCGCCCGCGCGGCACGCGTTTCAGTTTTGACCATTGAGTTTTGTTTCGGATTTCGTGCTTCGAAATTGGAATTTCGAGGGAGTCGTTCAGCTCCCTGACTGTTTCCACCAGGGGGGCGGGCGATGGATCGCAAACAGGGGCTGCGTAAATACAGTCGGGTTCTCAACAAGCTCGGGTTCACGTCGCTGTTCCTGGGCATTGTCGCCGCCCTGGCCAAAGCCTGGGTCACGCACTGGCTGGGGCCGTCGTCCGCGGCTGTCGAGAAAACTCCGGTCGTCGCGACTGCACCTGCTCCAGTCACGGTTGAGCAACTGCTCGCCTCCAGTCCGATCAGCCTGATGGAGTGGCAGGTCGCCGTCGAACAAAAGTACGAGACGCCCGCCCAGCGCGAACGAGCGTTCCGCAATTACCTGGGTCGCGAAGTGGTCTGGGAAGGCTTCTTCGACGCGTTCCACAAACTGCCGGCCGACAATCCCGCCGCACCGGGCTGCACGCTCATCATGCACGAGAACTTTGCGGCACTCTCCTCGAACAGCCTGCTGGGCCCGCCGTTCATTCGCTGCTGGTGTCCTGCTGATATGGAACCGCAGCTCGCGAAGTTGCAGCGAGGCGAGTGGATCGTGATGCGTGGTCAGCTGAAAGATCCGATGCTGCTCGGCACCGTACTCTGCACCGACCTGACCGAATGTCAGCTCGTCACCTCGCGCTCTGTCCGCGACGTGAAAGTCGCTCTCGATTCAACGACCGCGCCTGTCCAGCGCTGATCTGCGCTTGTCGGCTTTCGGATCAGTCGCGTGGTGAGGCTCTTGCTAGCCGAATTGGGCGGTTTGAATATAATCGGATGTTGATCGACCGAAACCCCGCCCTTCAGGAATCGACCTGCAGCGGGAGGCGCCTGATCAATGTCTGACCTGCCCCACCCCTCTTTTCTGGACGTGCCCAGTCCTATGAATACACGCTTCCGCTTTTCGCTGTTCGCCGGCGGCCTGGCCGTCTTCGCACTGGCCGCGACATCCTTCGTTTGCGTCACCGCCGCCACGCCAGCCAAGTCGCCTGAGCCTGAGGAAGTGGTCCTCGGAAGCGGCGACCTGCTCACCGGCATCCCCGGCGACGGTCCCCTCAAGCTCGACGAAATCAAGAAGTGGTTCGCCGATCCGAAGAACAACGCCCCGCTCAAGGTGAAACTCCCCCTGGGACTCGCAGCTGGCGCCGCCTCGATCAAAGGGATCAAGGAAAATCCCCTCACTCGGGCGAAGATTGAACTGGGCCGCCAGCTTTACTTCGATCCACGATTGTCCGCCGACGGCAACATCAGTTGTGCATTCTGCCATCACCCGGAAGAAGGGTATGGCAAGGCGACTCAGTTCGGCGTCGGTATCAACGGCCAGCAAGGAGGCCGCAACTCCCCTGTCAGCTACAACCGTATTCTCTCTGACCTGCAATTCTGGGACGGCCGCGCCGGTTCCCTCGAAGAACAGGCCATTGGCCCCATTGCGAACCCCATCGAGATGGGCAACACCCACGACGCCTGCGTCGGTTCGCTGAAGAAAGTTCCCGGCTATCAGGTCGAGTTCGAAGCGGTGTTCGGGAAAGACTCGATCAACATCGACAACGTCGCCAAGGCGATTGCCGCCTTCGAACGGGCGATCGTCACGGGCCCTGCCCCCTTCGATTACTACGAAGAGATGCAGCGGTTCTCGAAGCTCGATCCTGACGATCTACAGGAACTCCTCAAGGACGATCCCGAGTCGGCCAGGCTGTACGCCGTCGCCAAGCAAGGTGCCGTCAAGTCCCCGATGTCCGACAGCGCTGTTCGAGGTCGCACTTTGTTCTTCAGCGAACGGGTGAACTGCGCCGCGTGCCATGTCGGCGCAAACCTCGCGGACGAGAAGTACCACAACCTGGGAGTCGGCGCAGACGCCAAAGAGCCGGACATCGGGCGTGCCGCCGTGACCAAGGACGAAAAGGACTGGGGGGCGTTTAAGACGCCGACAATTCGCAACGTGGCCCAATCTC contains:
- a CDS encoding ABC transporter ATP-binding protein, with the protein product MIRIMNVTQHYGVRPVLKNVSIEIPAGSRTAVIGPNGMGKTTLLNVMAGVLAPQHGFVEIDGLIRRSSVEAELEIRRHTVFLPDRSFLPQTRTGREFLLAVGKLYEVEQDRIIDHAQRLLDLFELTAIADSPIRTYSAGQQKKIALSSAIITDARTLLLDEPFSGGLDPAGILALRHLLQRLAERQQRTVVMTSPVPELVTEIADRIIIIRSGEVVAYGTLEEIQHQSGSTGSFSELLQKMVFPEAIENVERYFAGETP
- a CDS encoding cytochrome-c peroxidase, yielding MSDLPHPSFLDVPSPMNTRFRFSLFAGGLAVFALAATSFVCVTAATPAKSPEPEEVVLGSGDLLTGIPGDGPLKLDEIKKWFADPKNNAPLKVKLPLGLAAGAASIKGIKENPLTRAKIELGRQLYFDPRLSADGNISCAFCHHPEEGYGKATQFGVGINGQQGGRNSPVSYNRILSDLQFWDGRAGSLEEQAIGPIANPIEMGNTHDACVGSLKKVPGYQVEFEAVFGKDSINIDNVAKAIAAFERAIVTGPAPFDYYEEMQRFSKLDPDDLQELLKDDPESARLYAVAKQGAVKSPMSDSAVRGRTLFFSERVNCAACHVGANLADEKYHNLGVGADAKEPDIGRAAVTKDEKDWGAFKTPTIRNVAQSPPYMHDGSQKTLMEVVEHYNKGGTPNKNLSDKIKKLNLTQQEKLDLVAFMEACTGPFPAIEHKRLPE